From Halichondria panicea chromosome 12, odHalPani1.1, whole genome shotgun sequence, a single genomic window includes:
- the LOC135344768 gene encoding NFX1-type zinc finger-containing protein 1-like, whose product MDRKRGRGGPRGRGGPRGRGGGREGARSKQYGAQGDGATDGNTHSSGARGRGGGRGRGRGGKGDRGGRGGGRGGPRDSTTRMERPPLNYFTRDDIEELSQADDQTVTRRITQNENGFLNAFKHDKFLKSPKVLKQLLKIVYKLSKSSDTQTALRVLAQLFGSSGEHALFLVYLQLLISGMTSETKQFIREENLQSLYHLTEVGKFCFEKIPKSVQKTFPILHIQETLNSLMKYSTGGDIERVTLEDIEQNLLELQIQHMSFEEEQVKPKPKPIRQIGDVDLEPPEDFATLSILPVPNEINKFATRPYLRPNIIKGEYRSWEHYLDVQFRLLREDFVGPLREGIADYLYNPTKKGGDVRVYRNVRIRQPVCLAMGIGFEISFNMRAFHRINWEYTKRLINGSLLCLSTNNFQTIAFASVAQRETKQLEKGIITVKFEGSVNGFDLHSQTEYTMVESVAYFEAYRHVLEKLQAVSEEHEIDMMPFRNYIVNCSFDNIPLPRYLNHFGHTIFDLQGIVKIKSKLASSKVDLTRASSWPDASVTDLDSSQMRALQAALTQEISVIQGPPGTGKTYVGMKIVKAFLANRKVWDPLKTTPILVVCYTNHALDQFLEGIRSNEIDGKPPNVTRIGGRCKSEILQECTLYEKVSKARTDKKIPCEEFRDYIGARECQRAQKDLVISHLENIHLSAHKILRMHRLRQVIPSNHYDQLVNTVYTDQPIELWLGLWYEDPNIQVQATPEQEAMAQYDQPEAEGIIEDEDTEVQMIQNDRLVEGNEVVYKAPEEEEWQFEKVTKAKKNDGDWHMVQMDKDKKRKLIYKQLNHGLRPMTADEAASIPNLWSLHPTQRWRLYLHWRDMFVTYHRQRLESISNGYTTACEEFQQRKRNMDMTIVRDSDVVGMTTTGAAKHNYIIKSIRPKIVVIEEAAEIFEPHIFTSLSPTVQQLVLIGDHQQLRPKPTYYDLEKKYNFNVSLFERLAMNDCPVQTLTIQHRMRPEIASLITPAIYKELHNHESVYNYGHIQGIGKNLFFITHTQPELTGSDDKQSHSNPHEAKYLGALCDYLLKQDYKQDEITILTLYRGQLLEIKKILQAKKINGVRTAVVDDFQGEENRIILLSLVRSNNEQRIGFVGIENRICVALSRAKMSLFVIGNMEMLRDKVKTVWPKIIESFTKMDCIGEALPLHCHIHQDQKVNAQVAEDFLKCPEGGCQKKCEARLPCGHVCRRLCHPYDIEHRKYKCLQGCRKQLACGHVCKRKCYECSDGCGSCKEKVMKVLTCGHSQSCACSDDPAKINCKKLCERVLACGHLCQEKCSRSCTPQCTVKVDKELSCGHTVQDSCYLKEELVECSVPCSALLDCEHLCTGTCYTCKMGRLHIGCKSKCDRTLTCGHLCDFPCTPSCPPCSKPCANFCTHSHCPKMCFEPCAPCMEPCDWSCPHFTCTQPCGMLCNRPPCNQPCPKRLEECKHRCIGLCGELCPKLCRICDKEEVTEIIFGPEDEEDARFILLPDCNHIVVVEMLDQWMSTDNSDPTGESQEITLKVCPRCKTPVRKCLRYGNDVRSKLADVEAIKKKQMSTIDSIDLQAELARVKTGLGKASSLNRLFVAEEFSVLERVISNDSTVGKKTVNTVLFPHITKAKLSFLLQIVTTIEIFSNLKLNLLSVTQSCYQPNIDRIKRDLNHLKEFIMQEFISQQQLSDAKAEMQRLTLLAKLIQLQGKMLPIKTLVSTDEHDVITSTILKLEESGWKLEKISEKEEGSILEMIKSLCEKYSIDGLSETERLEIVKAIGLPKGHWYKCPNGHTYVIGECGGAMQRAKCPECKAEIGGMSHALAAGNVHAPEMDGSRHAAWSEAANLANFDPLELDRL is encoded by the coding sequence atGGACCGTAAACGAGGTAGAGGCGGACCCAGAGGAAGAGGAGGACCCAGAGGAAGAGGAGGTGGGAGAGAAGGGGCCCGATCGAAACAATACGGTGCCCAGGGGGATGGAGCAACAGACGGCAACACCCACTCTTCCGGGGCTCGTGGTAGAGGTGGTGGAAGAGGTCGTGGTAGAGGTGGCAAAGGTGATAGAGGTGGCAGAGGTGGTGGTCGAGGGGGACCCAGAGACTCGACAACGAGAATGGAACGACCCCCGCTAAACTATTTCACACGCGATGACATTGAAGAATTATCTCAAGCTGACGATCAAACAGTTACTAGGCGAATTACTCAAAATGAGAATGGGTTTTTGAATGCCTTCAAGCACGACAAGTTCTTAAAATCACCAAAAGTGTTGAAACAATTATTGAAAATTGTGTACAAGCTATCCAAATCTAGTGACACTCAGACTGCTTTGCGTGTACTAGCTCAACTATTCGGCTCCAGTGGTGAGCATGCACTTTTTCTGGTGTATTTGCAACTGCTGATCAGTGGAATGACTTCTGAAACCAAACAATTTATAAGAGAAGAAAACCTTCAATCCTTGTATCATCTTACCGAAGTGGGTAAGTTTTGTTTTGAGAAAATTCCAAAAAGTGTACAAAAAACATTTCCAATTCTACATATCCAAGAAACACTTAACAGCCTCATGAAGTACAGTACTGGTGGAGATATTGAACGGGTCACTCTCGAAGATATTGAACAGAACTTACTTGAACTCCAAATCCAGCATATGAGCTTTGAAGAAGAGCAAGTTAAACCAAAGCCCAAACCAATCAGGCAAATTGGAGATGTTGATCTTGAGCCACCAGAAGACTTTGCCACACTCTCTATTTTGCCTGTCCCTAATGAAATCAACAAGTTTGCCACGAGGCCGTATCTCAGGCCGAACATCATCAAAGGAGAGTATCGCAGCTGGGAACACTACCTGGACGTTCAGTTCAGACTTCTTCGTGAAGACTTTGTTGGTCCTCTTCGAGAAGGAATTGCGGATTATCTTTACAATCCAACAAAAAAAGGAGGTGATGTTCGTGTGTATCGCAACGTCAGAATTCGGCAGCCAGTGTGTCTTGCCATGGGAATCGGTTTTGAAATTTCCTTCAACATGCGAGCATTTCACAGAATTAATTGGGAGTATACTAAGCGACTAATCAATGGATCTCTCTTGTGCCTTTCAACAAACAACTTTCAAACAATTGCTTTTGCATCAGTAGCACAAAGAGAAACAAAACAACTTGAGAAAGGTATTATCACTGTGAAATTTGAAGGATCTGTCAATGGCTTTGATCTTCACTCTCAAACCGAGTACACAATGGTTGAGTCTGTAGCTTACTTTGAAGCTTATCGTCACGTCTTGGAAAAGCTTCAAGCAGTTAGTGAAGAGCATGAGATCGATATGATGCCTTTCCGGAATTACATAGTCAACTGCTCATTTGACAACATCCCCCTTCCACGGTATCTAAATCATTTCGGCCACACCATTTTTGATTTGCAAGGAATCGTCAAAATCAAAAGCAAGCTCGCAAGCTCAAAAGTTGATCTCACTAGAGCATCTTCTTGGCCTGATGCAAGTGTCACAGACCTCGATAGCTCACAGATGAGAGCACTACAAGCAGCCCTGACTCAAGAGATCTCCGTCATTCAAGGTCCCCCGGGCACCGGCAAAACATATGTGGGGATGAAAATCGTCAAAGCTTTTTTGGCAAACAGGAAAGTGTGGGATCCATTGAAGACCACACCTATTTTAGTTGTATGCTATACAAATCATGCACTCGATCAGTTTCTTGAAGGAATCAGAAGCAATGAAATCGATGGCAAACCTCCAAACGTGACAAGAATTGGTGGACGATGCAAAAGTGAAATTCTTCAGGAATGCACCCTTTACGAGAAAGTCAGTAAAGCGAGAACAGACAAAAAGATACCATGTGAGGAGTTCAGGGATTATATAGGCGCCAGAGAGTGCCAGAGGGCTCAGAAGGATCTTGTGATATCACACCTGGAAAACATTCATCTATCAGCTCACAAAATTTTACGAATGCATCGCTTGAGGCAAGTCATTCCATCAAATCATTACGACCAGCTTGTCAACACTGTATACACAGACCAGCCTATCGAGCTGTGGTTGGGATTGTGGTATGAAGACCCAAACATTCAAGTACAAGCAACTCCTGAACAAGAAGCCATGGCTCAATATGATCAACCAGAAGCAGAGGGCATCATTGAAGATGAAGACACTGAAGTCCAGATGATACAAAACGATCGACTAGTTGAAGGGAACGAAGTCGTGTACAAAGCTCCAGAAGAGGAGGAGTGGCAGTTCGAAAAAGTGACAAAAGCAAAGAAAAACGATGGTGACTGGCACATGGTTCAGATGGACAAGGATAAAAAAAGGAAGCTGATATACAAGCAACTTAATCATGGGCTCCGACCGATGACTGCCGATGAAGCTGCTAGTATCCCTAACTTATGGAGCTTACACCCAACACAGCGATGGAGACTGTACCTTCATTGGAGAGATATGTTTGTCACCTATCATAGGCAACGGTTGGAAAGTATTTCAAATGGCTACACAACTGCTTGTGAAGAGTTTCAACAGAGAAAAAGAAACATGGATATGACGATTGTTCGAGATTCAGATGTAGTTGGCATGACTACAACAGGAGCAGCCAAACACAATTACATCATTAAATCAATTCGACCAAAAATAGTAGTTATCGAAGAAGCTGCTGAAATTTTTGAGCCTCACATTTTTACTTCTCTGTCTCCAACAGTCCAACAGTTGGTTTTAATTGGTGACCATCAACAGCTACGGCCAAAGCCAACATACTACGACCTTGAAAAGAAATACAACTTTAATGTCTCATTATTCGAACGCTTGGCAATGAACGATTGTCCTGTACAAACACTAACTATTCAGCATCGAATGAGACCTGAGATTGCCAGCTTGATTACTCCAGCCATATATAAAGAACTGCACAATCATGAATCAGTGTACAACTATGGTCACATCCAAGGAATTGGTAAAAACCTCTTCTTCATCACCCATACTCAGCCAGAACTAACAGGATCAGATGACAAACAAAGTCACTCAAATCCTCACGAGGCAAAATATCTAGGAGCTCTCTGTGACTATCTGCTGAAGCAAGACTACAAACAAGATGAAATCACCATCTTGACTCTCTACCGAGGACAATTGCTGGAGATTAAAAAAATTCTCCAAGCCAAAAAGATTAATGGTGTTCGAACAGCTGTTGTTGACGACTTCCAGGGAGAAGAGAACCGAATCATATTGCTGTCCCTTGTGAGGAGCAACAATGAACAAAGAATTGGATTTGTCGGAATTGAGAATCGTATTTGCGTTGCTTTGTCGAGAGCCAAAATGAGCTTGTTCGTAATTGGTAACATGGAAATGCTTCGTGACAAGGTTAAAACTGTATGGCCTAAAATAATTGAAAGCTTCACAAAAATGGACTGTATTGGTGAAGCTCTCCCATTACATTGCCACATTCACCAAGACCAAAAAGTAAATGCCCAAGTGGCTGAAGATTTTCTCAAATGCCCAGAGGGTGGATGCCAGAAAAAATGTGAAGCTCGTTTGCCCTGTGGTCATGTCTGCCGTCGACTTTGTCACCCCTATGACATAGAGCATCGTAAGTACAAGTGCTTACAAGGTTGCAGAAAACAATTGGCTTGTGGCCACGTCTGTAAACGAAAGTGCTACGAGTGTTCAGACGGTTGCGGATCTTGTAAAGAGAAAGTAATGAAAGTCCTAACTTGCGGTCATTCACAAAGCTGTGCTTGCTCGGATGATCCAGCAAAAATTAACTGCAAAAAACTTTGTGAAAGAGTTCTAGCATGTGGTCATCTCTGCCAAGAAAAATGCTCTCGATCTTGCACTCCTCAATGTACTGTGAAGGTGGACAAAGAACTATCTTGTGGGCACACTGTCCAAGATTCCTGCTATCTCAAAGAAGAGCTAGTAGAGTGCTCCGTGCCTTGCAGTGCTTTGTTAGATTGTGAACACCTATGTACTGGAACCTGCTACACTTGCAAAATGGGACGTCTTCACATTGGCTGTAAGTCCAAATGCGATCGTACCCTAACATGTGGTCACCTTTGTGACTTTCCTTGCACACCAAGCTGCCCTCCATGCTCCAAGCCATGTGCCAACTTTTGCACCCACAGCCATTGCCCCAAAATGTGCTTTGAACCATGTGCTCCCTGCATGGAGCCTTGTGACTGGTCCTGCCCTCATTTTACCTGCACTCAGCCATGCGGAATGCTGTGTAATCGACCTCCTTGCAATCAGCCATGTCCAAAGCGCCTGGAGGAATGCAAACACAGGTGCATTGGACTTTGTGGAGAATTGTGCCCAAAACTGTGCCGTATCTGTGATAAAGAAGAAGTCACTGAGATAATTTTTGGACCCGAGGATGAAGAAGATGCCAGATTCATTCTTTTGCCAGATTGCAATCACATCGTTGTTGTAGAAATGCTTGATCAATGGATGTCAACTGACAACAGTGATCCTACAGGAGAGTCCCAAGAAATCACTCTGAAAGTATGCCCAAGGTGCAAGACTCCAGTGAGAAAATGCCTCCGATATGGCAATGACGTTAGGAGCAAACTGGCTGATGTGGAAGCTATAAAGAAGAAGCAGATGAGTACAATTGACTCCATTGACCTGCAAGCTGAACTAGCGAGAGTAAAGACAGGACTCGGAAAGGCTAGTTCCTTGAATCGATTGTTTGTTGCTGAAGAATTCAGTGTACTTGAACGAGTTATATCGAACGATTCCACTGTAGGCAAGAAAACTGTTAATACTGTTCTCTTCCCTCACATTACTAAAGCTAAACTTTCATTTCTGCTCCAAATTGTCACAACAATTGAGATTTTCTCCAATCTAAAGCTAAATCTGCTTTCTGTAACACAATCCTGTTATCAACCGAATATTGATAGAATAAAACGAGACCTGAATCACCTTAAAGAGTTTATTATGCAAGAGTTTATTTCACAGCAGCAACTCTCTGATGCTAAAGCTGAAATGCAAAGACTCACCCTTCTAGCAAAGCTTATTCAGCTCCAAGGTAAAATGCTTCCTATTAAAACCCTTGTTTCTACCGATGAACATGATGTAATCACCTCAACTATCCTTAAACTGGAGGAGAGTGGCTGGAAACTAGAAAAAATTTCAGAGAAAGAAGAAGGGAGTATTCTTGAAATGATCAAGTCCTTGTGTGAAAAGTACAGTATTGATGGACTGTCCGAAACAGAAAGACTTGAGATAGTCAAGGCTATTGGCCTCCCGAAAGGCCACTGGTACAAGTGCCCCAACGGCCACACCTATGTAATTGGCGAGTGTGGGGGAGCGATGCAAAGGGCCAAGTGTCCCGAATGCAAAGCCGAAATTGGAGGAATGAGTCATGCCCTAGCAGCCggcaatgtacatgcaccgGAAATGGATGGCTCAAGACATGCTGCATGGTCAGAAGCAGCTAACCTTGCAAACTTTGATCCATTGGAATTAGACAGACTGTAG